One Synechococcus sp. PROS-9-1 DNA window includes the following coding sequences:
- the speB gene encoding agmatinase produces MSSPTDPSGLFQRSHPSEGMQALEKERKLPLTGWQQEVDQAKRLGLEAAESIVDRNISTFSRGELPHFAGINTFMKAPYLEDVSQVGKYDVAIVGVPHDCGTTYRPGTRFGPQGIRRISALYTTYNYEMGVDLREQITLCDVGDIFTIPANNEKSFDQISKGIAHVFSSGAFPIILGGDHSIGFPTVRGVCRHLGDKKVGIIHFDRHVDTQEIDLDERMHTCPWFHATNMANAPAVNLVQLGIGGWQVPREGVKVCRERGTNVLTVTDITEMGLEAAAQYAIERATDGTDCVYISFDIDCIDAGFVPGTGWPEPGGLMPREALKLLELIVRNVPVCGLEIVEVSPPYDISDMTSLMATRVICDSMAHLVVSGQLPRKGKPAWISDECNMNVDQKWR; encoded by the coding sequence ATGTCGTCTCCTACGGATCCATCCGGACTATTCCAACGCTCGCATCCAAGCGAAGGGATGCAAGCTCTCGAAAAAGAACGAAAACTTCCCCTCACGGGTTGGCAACAGGAAGTTGATCAAGCCAAGCGTCTAGGCCTGGAAGCAGCTGAGAGCATCGTTGATCGCAACATCTCCACGTTTTCTCGAGGTGAATTGCCGCACTTCGCCGGCATCAACACTTTCATGAAGGCGCCCTACCTGGAAGACGTGAGTCAGGTCGGCAAGTACGACGTCGCCATTGTTGGCGTACCCCACGACTGCGGTACGACTTATCGCCCTGGTACGCGCTTCGGCCCCCAGGGCATCCGCCGCATCTCTGCTCTATACACCACCTACAACTACGAAATGGGGGTGGATCTGCGGGAACAGATCACCCTGTGCGATGTGGGTGACATCTTCACGATTCCCGCGAATAACGAAAAGAGCTTCGATCAAATCTCTAAGGGCATCGCCCACGTGTTCTCCAGCGGGGCCTTCCCGATCATCCTCGGCGGTGACCACTCCATTGGTTTCCCCACCGTTCGAGGGGTTTGCCGCCATCTCGGCGACAAAAAGGTTGGAATCATCCACTTCGACCGTCACGTCGACACCCAGGAGATTGACTTGGATGAGCGGATGCACACTTGTCCATGGTTCCACGCAACAAACATGGCCAATGCTCCGGCCGTGAACCTGGTGCAGCTCGGCATCGGTGGCTGGCAGGTCCCCAGGGAAGGGGTGAAAGTTTGCCGGGAACGAGGCACAAACGTGCTCACGGTCACCGACATCACCGAAATGGGCTTGGAAGCTGCGGCTCAATACGCCATTGAACGCGCGACTGACGGCACCGACTGCGTCTACATCTCGTTCGATATCGATTGCATTGATGCTGGTTTCGTACCGGGAACCGGCTGGCCAGAACCAGGCGGATTGATGCCTCGAGAAGCGCTGAAGCTGCTCGAGTTGATCGTGCGCAATGTTCCCGTCTGCGGGCTTGAAATCGTTGAAGTATCACCTCCGTACGACATCAGCGACATGACATCACTGATGGCAACCCGTGTTATTTGCGACTCCATGGCTCACCTCGTGGTGAGTGGCCAGTTGCCCCGCAAGGGCAAACCGGCATGGATCAGTGACGAATGCAACATGAACGTCGATCAGAAGTGGAGATAA
- a CDS encoding alternative oxidase, which translates to METKTRKAEIAHKIIETGESLLNVVWSKADERRAASLEIIARTAYTAEESACHYLETIGLDRKGNIRETLELARYQDTNEQTHEDIFARDLNGLKNWGDRFLARHIAVIIYWAFAIITLIDHELAALLGEAVEVEAVKTYKRMLIEQSDEWLSQPAVSTAVHYWNKPNSMWKVRGDNQPTSMRDVVESIVKDEADHVHANSQKAVAF; encoded by the coding sequence ATGGAAACTAAAACGAGAAAGGCTGAGATTGCTCACAAAATCATTGAAACAGGAGAGAGCTTATTGAATGTTGTTTGGAGCAAGGCTGATGAGAGAAGGGCAGCATCACTGGAAATCATTGCTCGTACTGCTTACACCGCAGAAGAGAGTGCCTGCCATTACCTGGAAACGATTGGACTAGATCGAAAAGGCAACATCAGAGAGACGTTGGAACTGGCTCGCTACCAGGACACAAACGAACAAACCCATGAAGACATCTTTGCCCGAGACCTCAATGGATTGAAGAACTGGGGTGACAGGTTCTTGGCACGTCACATTGCTGTCATCATCTACTGGGCATTCGCCATCATCACCCTTATCGATCACGAGCTTGCTGCTCTGTTGGGTGAAGCAGTGGAAGTGGAGGCAGTGAAGACGTACAAAAGGATGCTGATTGAGCAGTCAGATGAGTGGTTGAGCCAACCTGCTGTTTCCACCGCTGTTCATTATTGGAACAAGCCAAACAGCATGTGGAAGGTAAGAGGCGATAACCAACCAACCTCAATGAGAGACGTCGTTGAATCCATCGTCAAAGACGAAGCAGACCATGTCCATGCCAACTCCCAGAAGGCAGTTGCCTTTTAA
- a CDS encoding glycine zipper 2TM domain-containing protein — protein MQATSMALFRTQMTALLLTGAALAIGCPGNAQTESQAGYSRSTQCFRDEYREEYVPGTKARPGYVRNWTEKVEIACQGSPSSVSQPKVDNNDCKQGSVIGGLLGAGVGAALSRDQGRWVGVPVGAAAGALVGCQVDGG, from the coding sequence ATGCAAGCAACATCGATGGCCTTATTCCGCACTCAAATGACCGCCCTTCTACTCACCGGCGCAGCTCTTGCTATCGGCTGTCCTGGGAATGCGCAAACCGAGTCCCAGGCTGGTTATTCGCGGAGTACTCAGTGCTTCCGAGATGAATATCGAGAGGAATATGTGCCTGGAACGAAGGCTCGTCCTGGATACGTCCGAAACTGGACAGAGAAAGTAGAGATCGCATGCCAGGGCTCTCCATCTTCGGTATCACAGCCGAAAGTGGATAACAACGATTGCAAACAGGGAAGCGTTATTGGGGGACTTTTAGGTGCTGGAGTTGGAGCTGCGTTATCTAGAGATCAAGGACGTTGGGTAGGAGTTCCCGTAGGTGCAGCGGCAGGCGCGTTGGTTGGCTGCCAAGTTGACGGTGGATGA
- a CDS encoding mechanosensitive ion channel family protein, whose translation MTLASMILLQIGIGALCTFVIWLLCVRILPKLARHSATSFDDFILKCFADLAVPLGVVVALTLIRDDLPLNQSLNSTYGNLVHFAIFVVAVRFVNRIAVRFMQGLVRRAEDELQVMYLSLMPLMRALVWVVGTLLYLQSLGMQLAAIWALLSAGGIGIGLALKDPAMELFAYFMILLDKPFRVGQFINIGPTWATVEKIGVRSTCLRSLRGEIVVMSNSSLISSVISNFADMPRRRIIYTIGVTYDTSAEVMAKVPSLISSAVNRAEHAVFDRCHFVEFAQSSLNFEVVYFIDTKDYGVAMDSQQSINLYIMKLFEENGIDFAFPTQTIHIGSS comes from the coding sequence ATGACATTGGCCTCGATGATCTTATTGCAGATTGGAATAGGCGCCTTATGCACTTTTGTGATTTGGTTGTTATGCGTCAGGATTCTTCCTAAATTAGCTCGTCATTCAGCTACTAGTTTTGATGATTTTATATTGAAGTGTTTTGCCGATCTAGCGGTTCCTTTGGGAGTAGTTGTGGCGCTCACCTTGATTCGCGATGATTTGCCATTGAACCAGAGTCTAAATTCAACCTATGGAAATTTAGTTCATTTTGCCATTTTTGTAGTGGCTGTGCGCTTTGTCAATCGCATCGCTGTTCGATTTATGCAGGGACTCGTACGCCGTGCTGAGGATGAGCTTCAAGTGATGTATTTGTCGCTTATGCCCCTGATGCGTGCCTTGGTTTGGGTTGTGGGTACTCTGCTTTATCTACAAAGCCTAGGAATGCAGTTGGCAGCAATATGGGCTTTGCTTAGTGCGGGTGGTATTGGAATTGGCTTAGCTCTCAAAGATCCAGCTATGGAATTGTTTGCTTATTTTATGATTCTGCTGGATAAACCATTTCGTGTTGGGCAATTCATCAATATTGGTCCTACATGGGCAACAGTTGAAAAAATTGGTGTGAGGTCTACTTGCTTGCGAAGCTTGCGCGGTGAAATTGTTGTAATGAGTAATTCATCGCTAATCAGTTCAGTGATATCTAATTTTGCCGATATGCCTAGACGTCGAATTATTTATACAATAGGCGTAACCTATGATACCAGTGCAGAGGTAATGGCAAAGGTGCCTAGTTTGATTTCTTCGGCTGTTAATAGGGCTGAGCATGCAGTTTTTGACCGTTGTCATTTTGTTGAATTTGCTCAGTCAAGCTTGAATTTTGAGGTCGTTTATTTCATAGACACCAAGGACTATGGGGTGGCAATGGACTCTCAACAAAGTATAAACCTTTATATTATGAAATTGTTTGAGGAGAACGGTATTGATTTTGCATTCCCAACGCAAACAATACACATAGGGAGTTCATGA
- a CDS encoding prohibitin family protein: MKSFPQGQSQQVSKTVLGISGAVAGGILILSSVFVVPAGKVGVVTTLGKVAKKPRVPGLNLKLPLIQSSHLFSIRTQVVPENFSTLTKDLQVIEATATIKYAVKPDEAPRIYSTIAISDVGIYSRVIQPSLLKSLKSVFSKYELNTIATDWNNISKLVEESVAEELNKFDYVAVQGLDLTGLQIAEEYRSAIEQKQIAEQQLLRAKTEVKIAEQEALKFETLNRGLNNKVLYKLFLDKWDGTTKVVPSINGSTTPVIVGN, from the coding sequence ATGAAATCTTTTCCGCAAGGACAAAGCCAGCAAGTTTCAAAGACTGTATTAGGAATTTCCGGGGCAGTAGCTGGCGGTATCTTGATTCTTTCAAGCGTATTTGTAGTTCCCGCTGGGAAGGTTGGAGTTGTAACCACTCTTGGGAAGGTAGCGAAAAAGCCACGAGTCCCTGGACTGAATCTTAAGTTGCCTTTGATTCAAAGTTCACACTTATTTAGTATACGCACACAGGTTGTTCCTGAAAATTTCTCTACCCTCACCAAGGATCTTCAGGTAATTGAGGCAACTGCAACCATTAAATATGCTGTTAAGCCCGATGAAGCACCCCGCATATATAGCACAATCGCAATCAGTGATGTTGGTATATACAGCCGAGTGATACAGCCCTCTCTTCTTAAGTCGCTGAAGTCAGTATTCTCTAAGTATGAACTGAATACAATCGCCACCGACTGGAACAACATATCTAAGCTAGTAGAAGAAAGTGTGGCAGAAGAGCTTAATAAGTTTGATTATGTTGCGGTTCAAGGTCTAGACCTTACTGGCCTTCAGATCGCAGAAGAATATCGGTCAGCCATTGAACAAAAACAAATTGCCGAGCAACAACTCCTAAGAGCCAAAACCGAAGTGAAGATTGCAGAGCAAGAAGCTCTCAAATTTGAAACTCTCAACAGAGGATTAAACAATAAGGTGTTGTATAAGTTGTTCCTGGACAAGTGGGATGGCACTACAAAAGTTGTTCCTAGTATTAATGGTTCAACTACGCCGGTCATCGTAGGGAATTGA
- a CDS encoding DUF3303 domain-containing protein gives MQMYLADCVFPDIEGQLAAYKSFCELWDSGEMAKADNFPGFEMLFRVHAPGAGRVTCLFKAGSDAQIFEHFAPWRAQYGIEIDLTPVIGCQDVVDHHKKLFAKMA, from the coding sequence ATGCAGATGTATCTCGCGGACTGTGTTTTTCCGGATATTGAAGGCCAGCTCGCTGCTTACAAGAGTTTTTGTGAGTTGTGGGATTCAGGGGAGATGGCAAAGGCAGATAACTTTCCAGGCTTTGAAATGCTGTTTCGAGTCCATGCACCAGGTGCTGGTCGGGTGACGTGTTTGTTTAAAGCCGGAAGTGATGCACAGATTTTTGAGCACTTTGCTCCCTGGCGCGCTCAATACGGCATTGAGATCGACCTCACCCCTGTGATCGGCTGCCAAGACGTTGTGGACCATCACAAAAAGCTGTTCGCAAAAATGGCCTAA
- a CDS encoding tautomerase family protein: MTEEALDQIQSTIHSCFVKAWGIPNNGGVYIINERPKSRMRISRTMWGINRSEQPPLLLQITSSPRSKALKVELFRVLAEELEKQGVRKEDLFISITPTQPEDWSFGNGVAQLLQEDADSRR; the protein is encoded by the coding sequence ATGACTGAAGAAGCCCTCGATCAGATCCAAAGCACGATTCACTCATGCTTCGTGAAAGCATGGGGAATTCCAAACAATGGTGGGGTTTACATCATTAACGAACGGCCAAAATCACGAATGCGCATCAGTCGCACCATGTGGGGTATCAATCGATCTGAACAGCCACCCCTACTTCTTCAAATCACGTCTTCACCCAGGAGTAAAGCATTAAAAGTTGAGTTGTTCCGGGTGCTTGCTGAAGAGCTTGAGAAACAAGGTGTGAGGAAGGAAGACCTGTTTATCAGTATTACTCCGACACAACCCGAGGACTGGTCTTTTGGGAATGGGGTAGCCCAATTGCTGCAAGAGGACGCGGACTCAAGGCGCTGA